The genomic segment TCAACTTTTTGCTGCCGAGCCGCGGTTCCAGTTAAGTCTGCTCCCGGCCGATCCCCTCGGGCGTGTGGGATGGGGAGTTGGGGTGTAAGGAGAGCGCTGGGAGGTGGGTGCAGCGGATGCCCCCGGAGATGCGCGCGGCTGTGTGTGTGCGCCTGGGGAGGGGTTGGGGTGTGCATGGGTGCGGGTGCCAGAGGCACCGCGGGGTCACCCCCCTGCCCGCAGCCCTTCCCTTCTCAGAGACCTGGAGAGGCAGAACCCGCAGCACCCACTCTCGAACCCCTTCCCGGAGCATCTCGCGCTCCAACTTTCAGCTACGGGCGAAGCCGCGCAAGCCTGCGCCCTCCTCCGCGAATCCGCCGCCCCTCGCGGCCGCTTGTCCCCGCGTAGCCCCGTTACCTGCCTGCGGCTCCAGGGGCCGGCAGGGACCGGCCGCGCTGCCCTCCGCCGCCGCGCACGCTCCGCGCTGGCGACCGCGCAGGCTGGAAGGATGCGAAAGGTGCCGGCTGTCTCCCTcgagggtttttttggctttgcCTCTGTGGCTGCTGGATACTGGAGAGGCTGCGAGGCTGGAGCGGCGGCACGGCACCGGGACAGGAgggaacagagagagagggagagagagaggaggaggtgctggCAGCGCAGGGGTGCGCGGAGGAGGAAGCCGGGGCGGCCGGGCCGGGGCAGCGCTGCCCCTTTCCAGGGCCCGCCCGGCTTTTCTCCGCCGCAGCTGGGGCTTGCAGGCAGAGCATCTTTGATTTCCGCcagagttgggctttttttttgctttttttttttttttttttttaagggaggGGTGCGTGTGCAAATTGTGACCCATCCCGGAGGCTTTTCCCTCCCTgattcttcttgttttttttttcctcccccatcTGTTCGTTTcccatttcccttcctctccGCCAACCAGcccccctccttctctcttaaaaaaaaaaaaaaaaaattaaaaaaaaggcaaggggaaaaaaaaaatgtatagtcAGGGCTTCCCAAATGCGCGCCCCCGACCTGGTGCCAAGCGCGCCCCCTTCATTTGTTCCCCTTCTTGAAGCTCATTTTCATGACGTGGAAAAGCCTGATCCAGGGCAACACcagcagacacacacacacacacacgcgcgcACACGCACACGCACTCCCGCACACCCCCCCGCGGAGAAGGAGAGGAGCCCGCGGTTCGCCGGCGCGCCCCAACCCTCCCGCTCCGCGCTGCCCGGAGAAGGCGGCGGCACCGgagcctgcagcagcccctctcctccctcctccattGAGTGTGccaaacagcagctctgcatcctAAAGAAGATCATTGAGGGGCTCATTGCATTCCCAGCACGTCTcaggcttgtttgttttttttttttttccctgcttttttttttttttttttttttccttttgcctcagcttcagcaggagtagagagagagggagagagagacagagagggagagacagagagaaaccAGCAATCTTTAAACTcgagcttttttttcccccttcccctcttttttttttttttttttggtaacgATGTGCTAAAATCTCTCCTGCAAACCGGTAAGTACAACCTTTCTGGATCCTTTTGTTTCCGCCTAGGGTTAAAGACACCCCTCTTCCAAAAAGGAGATATAATAAtcctctttatttattttttttttttatttttcattacagcccttgcagaagagaaagaactTAAGAGGCTAATATTTTGCAAAGGAGACAGAGAGACTGATACTGCAATATAGCTCtcatctctctcccttcttcccaatTAGATGCTGGTTTTAATTGCGGAGGGTATTTCTCTTTTCGTGCTTTCAACCATCTCTTTCCCACAGGGGAGGGCTTCATTTGCAAGTTGATCCTAAGGATTTCTGTTCCTCTGGCATTTCTCTCCCCTAAATGCATCTGCCTGCTCTTAAGTTTGTGGATGGGGGGCAAAATTTTCTAGTTCATACACAAGGAAGGCAAAAAGGACCTTTTCTCTTGAAAGATTAAGACTAAAAGCAACGATCGTTCCAAATAATTCTAATGGGCATTTCAGTGATTCAAGGAAGGCTGCATCACCGCCGTTATTATCACCATCCTTAGCATTTCTCTGTGCccatacatttaaaatatctggTGAAAGGAAGGGTGAAACCATATGTTGAAGGAGCTGCATCTCATTAGTACAGTATTATTTTCATCTGATTGGAGAAGAATGGTGTCTTCATTCGGAAACGTATATAGTAGGATAGATAATTTATCGGCTGGTAAGTGTCaaggtattttttcttccactttcagCTTTTTAACCGGGTCTCCTGCTTGGTCCTGGGGGCGCAGAATACCCTAATCCAAGGCAAGCTGAGCGTTTCAATCCTAGGTGCCTCTTTAGCTGTCACTTCCCTTTAGATCTGCTGATCGCATGGGCATGTGCTTTAGAAAGATTAATCATCTCTAAATGCTTTAATCAGCTAAAATGACTAATATGTGGTATGTATTTATCTGATAATATACCAGTTGCATTAATTCATCGGTGTGTttgaaatggaaagattttcttttacatcaGGGTTGTTAAGCACTATTTTAAAGATAATGTTGGGATTTCTGAAGGGAATCGTTTTGCCAGGGACATCAGCAAACCTTGCACATTCCTTTGAACTTATGTATGGAATATATTGAGCTGGGAGGGAGACAGATTCGAGGATTAAGATTCAATAACTTTGCGAGTTTGCATGTATGAAAGATACAGTTTGACGCTGGAGAAATCTACCCACTGGTACTGCCCCCCGTAGTCAACGCGGACTATGATGTCTACAAAGCTAAAATTGCGAACAAGTGTGACCTAACGTGTAGTTCTAAACACTGGTCCTATGGCGGAAAACATGTAAAGACGCAACACGTTCAGCCTGTGTGCTCGTGTTGCTGTGTGGTCTGCATGTGCCATCCTCTTTATAGGTGGCATTTACCAAaggcgagggggggggggataaGGGAGGCTGATATCGCGTGATCAAACCTTCTAACATCTCTTAAGTATAAATCAGGGCAAGGCTCACCCATCCGACACCCCTAGAGTTGGTTGTGAACATCTGTCCAACAATTGCTGAACTTTCCAGGAGCCTAACACGAGTCTATCAGGTAGGGGCTTAATAAAAAGAGCGGGGCAGGACAGCAATACTGaaatctacatttttcttcccGTTGCAGTTTTGTAAACATCAACAAATGATGAAACCTTCCACGGCAGAGACGCTTTATAAAGGAAGGATGTTGTGGATAATTCTTCTAAGCACAATTGCTCTAGCATGGACTACACCAATTCCCTTGATAGAGGACTCGGAGGAACTTGATGAGCCCTGCTTTGATCCATGTTACTGTGAAGTGAAGGAGAGCCTTTTCCATATACATTGCGACAACAAAGGATTTATAAATATTAGTCAGATAACAGAGTCGTGGTCGAGACCTTTTAAACTTTATCTGCAGAGGAATTCCATGAGGAAATTGTACACCAACAGTTTTCTTCACTTGAACAATGCTGTGTCTATTAACCTTGGGAACAATGCACTGCAGGACATTCAGACGGGGGCTTTTAATGGGCTCCGAGTTCTGAAGAGGTTGTATTTGCACGAAAACAAATtggacattttcagaaatgacacTTTCCTGGGTTTGGAAAGTCTGGAATATCTGCAGGCAGATTACAATGTCATTAAACGGATTGAAAGCGGGGCATTTCGAAACCTAAGTAAATTGAGGGTCCTTATCCTAAATGACAATCTTATCCCCATGCTTCCCACCAACTTATTTAAGTCTGTGTCCTTAACCCACTTGGACTTGCGCGGGAACCGGCTAAAAGTCCTTTCGTACCGTGGGATGTTGGACCACATTGGCAGGAGCCTGATGGAGATCCAGCTGGAGGAGAACCCGTGGAACTGTACATGTGAGATTGTGCAGCTGAAGAGCTGGCTGGAGCGCATCCCCTACACCGCCCTAGTAGGGGACATTACCTGTGAGACCCCCTTCCACTTCCACGGGAAGGACCTGCGGGAAATCAAAAGAAGTAAGCTCTGCCCCATGCTGTCTGACTCCGAGGTGGAAGCCAGCCTGGGCATACCTCAGCTGTCGTCCAGCAAGGAGAACGCGTGGCCTACGAAGCCTTCCTCCATGCTGTCCTCCTTCCATTTCACTGCTTCCTCTGTTGAGTACAAAACATCCAACAAGCAGCCCAAACCCACCAAGCAGCCCAGGGCCCCCCGGCCTCCCCCGACATCCCGGGGCCTGTACCCTGGGCCGAACCAACCGCCCGTGGCTGCTTACCAGACCCGGcctcccatccccatcatctgCCCTACCGGGTGCTCTTGCAGTTTGCACATCAACGACCTGGGCCTGACCGTCAACTGCAAGGAGCGGGGGTTCCACAACATCTCCGAGCTCCTGCCCAGGCCCTTGAACGCCAAGAAGCTGTACCTGAGCGGGAATTTGATCCAGAAAATCTACCGCTCCGATTTCtggaatttttcttccttggatCTCTTACACCTGGGGAACAACCGGATCTCCTACGTGCAGGACGGGGCTTTTATCAACCTGCCGAATCTCAAGAGCCTGTACCTGAACGGCAACGACATCGAGCGGCTCACCCCGGGCATGTTCCGGGGCTTGCAGAGTTTGCATTACCTGTACTTCGAGTACAACCTGATCAGGGAAATCCAGCCGGCGGCCTTCAGCCTCATGCCCAACCTGAAGCTGCTCTTCCTCAACGACAACCTGCTGCGCACCTTGCCCACCGACGCCTTTGCCGGCACCTCCTTGGCGCGCCTCAACCTGCGCAACAACCACTTCTTGGCGCTGCCGGTGGCCggggtgctggagcacctccacgCCATCGTCCAGATCGACCTGAAGCTCAACCCCTGGGACTGCACCTGCGACCTGGTGCCGCTCAAGCAGTGGCTGGAGGCGCTCAGCTCCGTCAGCGTGGTGGGCGAGGTGCTGTGCGCCAGCCCCGAGCGCCTGGCCCGCCGCGACCTGCGCTCCCTGGAGCTGGCGGCGCTCTGCCCGGCCGCGCtgcgccccgccgccgccgccgcctcgcctcccgccgccgcccccccgccgcccgccgctaCCGGCGCCGCCGCCTACGAGCTGCCGCCGGCCGCCGCCGTGCCGCTCTCCGTGCTCATCCTCAGCCTCCTCGTCCTTTTCTTTTCCGCCGTCCTGGTGGCCGCGGGGCTTTTCGCCTTCGTGCTGCGCCGCCGACGGAGGAAGGTGCCGTTCCGCGCCCCGCGGGCGGAGGCGGGGGACCTGGGCGGCGTCCCGCTGCGCTGCCCGCGGCTCTTCGAggagggcggcggcggcggcggcggtggtgGCGGCGGCGTTGGCGTTGGGGAGCGCTCCCCGGAGAAGGCGCCCCCGGCGGGACACGTGTACGACTACATCCCGCACCCGGTGACCCAGATGTGCAACAACCCCATCTACAAGCCtcgagaggaggaggaggcggcgggcggcggcgaGGCGGCGGAGCTGCTGCGGGCGGGCGGCGAGCGCTTCTCCCACaccgcggccgccgccgccgcctcgtCGGGCGCGCAGGAGCCGGGCACCAACTACCGCACCttgctggagaaggagcaggagtgGAGCCTGGCCGTGTCCAGCTCGCAGCTCAACACCATCGTGGCCGTCCACCCGCAGCATCCCGCGGGCGGCGGGctggcggcgggcggcggcgggctCGGGGCGGCGGCAGGAGCCCCGCGGGACCGCGACCGCC from the Cuculus canorus isolate bCucCan1 chromosome 9, bCucCan1.pri, whole genome shotgun sequence genome contains:
- the SLITRK3 gene encoding SLIT and NTRK-like protein 3, with amino-acid sequence MMKPSTAETLYKGRMLWIILLSTIALAWTTPIPLIEDSEELDEPCFDPCYCEVKESLFHIHCDNKGFINISQITESWSRPFKLYLQRNSMRKLYTNSFLHLNNAVSINLGNNALQDIQTGAFNGLRVLKRLYLHENKLDIFRNDTFLGLESLEYLQADYNVIKRIESGAFRNLSKLRVLILNDNLIPMLPTNLFKSVSLTHLDLRGNRLKVLSYRGMLDHIGRSLMEIQLEENPWNCTCEIVQLKSWLERIPYTALVGDITCETPFHFHGKDLREIKRSKLCPMLSDSEVEASLGIPQLSSSKENAWPTKPSSMLSSFHFTASSVEYKTSNKQPKPTKQPRAPRPPPTSRGLYPGPNQPPVAAYQTRPPIPIICPTGCSCSLHINDLGLTVNCKERGFHNISELLPRPLNAKKLYLSGNLIQKIYRSDFWNFSSLDLLHLGNNRISYVQDGAFINLPNLKSLYLNGNDIERLTPGMFRGLQSLHYLYFEYNLIREIQPAAFSLMPNLKLLFLNDNLLRTLPTDAFAGTSLARLNLRNNHFLALPVAGVLEHLHAIVQIDLKLNPWDCTCDLVPLKQWLEALSSVSVVGEVLCASPERLARRDLRSLELAALCPAALRPAAAAASPPAAAPPPPAATGAAAYELPPAAAVPLSVLILSLLVLFFSAVLVAAGLFAFVLRRRRRKVPFRAPRAEAGDLGGVPLRCPRLFEEGGGGGGGGGGGVGVGERSPEKAPPAGHVYDYIPHPVTQMCNNPIYKPREEEEAAGGGEAAELLRAGGERFSHTAAAAAASSGAQEPGTNYRTLLEKEQEWSLAVSSSQLNTIVAVHPQHPAGGGLAAGGGGLGAAAGAPRDRDRPPPCAVGFVDCLYGTVPKLKELHVHPPGMQYPDLQQDARLKETLLFAAGKGFSDHQTPTSEYLELRAKLQTKPDYLEVLEKTTYRF
- the LOC128853012 gene encoding translation initiation factor IF-2-like isoform X1, whose translation is MLCLQAPAAAEKSRAGPGKGQRCPGPAAPASSSAHPCAASTSSSLSPSLSVPSCPGAVPPLQPRSLSSIQQPQRQSQKNPRGRQPAPFASFQPARSPARSVRGGGGQRGRSLPAPGAAGRHQPSPRSIPGGDNRRIKTYPWPGFTPLVPWRNHWYVKDAHVACIYSTHCVA
- the LOC128853012 gene encoding translation initiation factor IF-2-like isoform X2, with translation MLCLQAPAAAEKSRAGPGKGQRCPGPAAPASSSAHPCAASTSSSLSPSLSVPSCPGAVPPLQPRSLSSIQQPQRQSQKNPRGRQPAPFASFQPARSPARSVRGGGGQRGRSLPAPGAADISHLQGASQVVTIAG
- the LOC128853012 gene encoding translation initiation factor IF-2-like isoform X3, producing MLCLQAPAAAEKSRAGPGKGQRCPGPAAPASSSAHPCAASTSSSLSPSLSVPSCPGAVPPLQPRSLSSIQQPQRQSQKNPRGRQPAPFASFQPARSPARSVRGGGGQRGRSLPAPGAAGRSD